The DNA region CGGAAACTTTAGAAGCAGCGTAAAGTACTTCCTGTCAATCAAGAAGAAAGACGGTGAGGTAATGACTTTCCTTCCCTTTGACCTATACCAGCTCGGAAAAAAGGAAGCAGCTTACAAGCTGCTCAAACTCTACCTGAAAAGGAAAGGACTCTACCCAGAAGTTAATGAGGGAAGGTTCATATACTTGTCAAAAGAACTGAAGAAAGTGAAGGAACTTAATAAGTTTCGCTTTAGCTCTCCTGTAACATCCCTTCTCGCAGCTGCTGTTTCTAATAACCTTAAAAAGATTAAAGAACTCCTTCCTTCTCTCCCAGAAAGAGAAAAAATTGCTGGGGCTCTCCTCTTAGCTACAGCCCTTGAAAGGAAAAACCCCAACAGGGCTATGGAATACCTTACAACCGTTTTTAACCTGTCTACCGATGAAAACACCTCTCAGTACGCTAAGCAGTTCATCAACTACTTGGCCTTTAAATCCGGTAACCTTGAACCCCTTCTCTTTAACGACCCAAAGTTTATCGCCTATAACCCCGAAAACAGTATAGAAACGGTAGATACTCTCGTTTCAAAAGCTGAGGACTACGTTTCAGTCGGCGAGTACGGAAAGGCTTACGGACTCTTAAAATTAGCCCTTGAAAGGACTTCATCTCAGGAACTAAGAAAAGAGATAGTGAAAAAGCTGGTCTACATAGACCTAAAGCGCAGGAACTACTCCAGAGCTCTCAAAGACGTAAAACTTTTACCTCTGAAAAACCAGTCCGATAAGGACCTCAAAAACTTCCTCAGGTTCAAAATCTACTTAGCAATGGGCAAACTGGTTGATGCCTACTCGGCCGCTGAAAGCGTAAAAGACATTAAGAATATCCCCAAGGAAGAGAGGGAGACCTTCATAGCAAAGCTTGCAGGCTACTACAAGTTGACAGGGGATAGAGAAAAAGCTCTGGAGCTCCTTGAGAAGCTTGTGTCTTCCGGAAACCTCTCAAAGCTTGCCTACGATGATCTCATAAACCTTGCAATCTTCGCCGAGAAAGAAGGGAAGCTAAAGGAAGCCAACCTCCTCATCAACGAGGCAATGAAGAAGGCAAAGAGAAAAGAGCAGAAAGTAGAATCCCTATTTTGGAAAGCCTCTTTACAGGCCAAAATGGGGAATACGAGTGAAGCTATCCTCAACTACATGAAAATCGCCTATGAGTATCCAGACGTTGAACCTTGGGCTTCAACAGCTATTTATAGGGCTGCCCAGCTCTTTGAAGAGAAGGGAGACCTTAAACAAGCTCTTAAACTCTACCAGAAGGTCGTGAAGCTTAAGAGGGGAACCAAGGAAGGAGAAATTGCTGCAGAAAGGGTAAAATCTCTTCTGCAAAGAATTGGAAAGGAGGAGTGATGGCTAAAAAGAATCGCTTCCTGAAGCTCCTTGCAGACAAAGTTGCTAACAACCTCCTTGAGAAAGAATACGTCATAGCGGACGACCCCGAATCGTTTAAAGAAAAGGTTTATAACATCCTCTACGAAGACTACGTAGCAGAAAAGGAACTTGAAGAGGAGGCCGAGAGGATAATTCAGGAAAACGCCGAAGAGGTTACCTACAGGGGAGTTTCCATACACAAGGCCAGAAAGCTGATAAAGGAAAAGCTTGCAAAGGAAAGGGGCATTTCCGTTGTGGGAAGCATCTTTTCAAGGGACAAGGCCAACTACTTAGCCGGAAAAATCTTAAGGCTCATTCTGACCGATGACGAGCTTGACTACACTCAGGAAAGGGGCATCATAAGGGCAGCGATTGTCAAATCCTTTGAAGAAGTAGCAGCCTTAAGGAGAGAAATAGACCAGAAAGTTAGGGAAAAGATTGCCTCCCACTCCCGTCCTATATATGAGGGAACTCCTGAGTGGTACGCTCTCTATAGACGCTACTACAACGAGGAACTAATTGAGAGAGGACTAATTGAGCCGGAGTCTTAAGTGTAAGTTCAGGTGGCTATTTCTATTCTGGGCGCTCTTTGCGCCCTGGGCCTTCTACAGCTACTTCCTCGGAGAGAACTCACTGAGGACTTACACCGAACTCAAAGAGACCTATAGAGCCCTAAAGCGAGAGAAGGAGTACTGGAAAAACAGAAACGAGATACTAAGGGAAAAAATCTCAGCCTTTGAAAAAAACAAAAAGTTCTACTACGAAAAACTTGCAAGGGAAATGTTTGTAAAAGGAAAGGAGGGT from Phorcysia thermohydrogeniphila includes:
- a CDS encoding tetratricopeptide repeat protein, whose protein sequence is MRAKILLISAFLTTASYAADLSFGVKLFKDGLYSLASKTFSENIESLSPESFKKYYKYIYLSFLKSGDFKNLKEFIRYWEKNFPRFHRGELLSLKTLLGLKEGKPIEELIKKDDLTPLSIKDKVAFFKTIANFPPSSEELYYLLSIASKDIELKGAVKESGLLSLALKKATEEGNTSLADLIFEAYGRWFESPEERIQFVKYLERKKRFKDALLEAEKLYKKYPSDRARLELAKVLYLNGKYKEALKLLQNPKTEEERYLKAWCYFKLGEARKIPQLIGLNVSRPQTPEKIKVLLNFYKGKFELKELKKLYPELYLKALIFSFSTEIPEKVGSLHDLGYIYYERGLYMRALSTLEEAVQEGSEKLSMPRTLFLLGKLGSVNADVVSTVYTELMNSYQNTPYYAEAVVPAAKAYLLKGNTNLSLKLLKYAESQLKKRSDEVKKLIALAYRNSGNFRSSVKYFLSIKKKDGEVMTFLPFDLYQLGKKEAAYKLLKLYLKRKGLYPEVNEGRFIYLSKELKKVKELNKFRFSSPVTSLLAAAVSNNLKKIKELLPSLPEREKIAGALLLATALERKNPNRAMEYLTTVFNLSTDENTSQYAKQFINYLAFKSGNLEPLLFNDPKFIAYNPENSIETVDTLVSKAEDYVSVGEYGKAYGLLKLALERTSSQELRKEIVKKLVYIDLKRRNYSRALKDVKLLPLKNQSDKDLKNFLRFKIYLAMGKLVDAYSAAESVKDIKNIPKEERETFIAKLAGYYKLTGDREKALELLEKLVSSGNLSKLAYDDLINLAIFAEKEGKLKEANLLINEAMKKAKRKEQKVESLFWKASLQAKMGNTSEAILNYMKIAYEYPDVEPWASTAIYRAAQLFEEKGDLKQALKLYQKVVKLKRGTKEGEIAAERVKSLLQRIGKEE
- a CDS encoding DUF507 family protein gives rise to the protein MAKKNRFLKLLADKVANNLLEKEYVIADDPESFKEKVYNILYEDYVAEKELEEEAERIIQENAEEVTYRGVSIHKARKLIKEKLAKERGISVVGSIFSRDKANYLAGKILRLILTDDELDYTQERGIIRAAIVKSFEEVAALRREIDQKVREKIASHSRPIYEGTPEWYALYRRYYNEELIERGLIEPES
- a CDS encoding FtsB family cell division protein, whose amino-acid sequence is MSRSLKCKFRWLFLFWALFAPWAFYSYFLGENSLRTYTELKETYRALKREKEYWKNRNEILREKISAFEKNKKFYYEKLAREMFVKGKEGEEVILFVK